In one Elusimicrobiota bacterium genomic region, the following are encoded:
- a CDS encoding M50 family metallopeptidase, with protein MIETIGRIVLAILSLGIVVIIHEWGHLIVARLMGVRVERFTVGFGPELFGWTSRGIRYSVCAIPLGGMVKMAGESLDEQTQNPDEFFAQPWYRRIAIALAGPLMNYVLAFALFAVIAGAWGTFRPSDQPIVGDVVPGLPAAESKLQRGDRIRQIDGEPIVSWEQMARLIHNKPDQALKLRIERATNSAPIQLLEMTLTPKRDPQHGQGLIGIMPQIDKVKPGLRGSLSSGARDVTLWTIQPMKYIGQKLARWEGPRELSGPLGIFQMVSRTTREGLSDVLYLIAIISTGLGLFNLFPIPMLDGGHIFLYLIEGIVRRPLSRRFMQIANTVGLSVIITIFLYASYQDVLRWQSGFWK; from the coding sequence TTGGGATTGTCGTCATCATCCACGAATGGGGGCATCTGATTGTCGCCCGTTTGATGGGGGTGCGCGTGGAGCGCTTTACGGTCGGTTTTGGCCCGGAACTATTTGGCTGGACCTCCAGGGGGATCCGATATTCGGTCTGCGCCATCCCTCTGGGCGGCATGGTTAAAATGGCTGGAGAGTCTTTGGATGAACAGACCCAAAACCCGGATGAATTTTTTGCGCAGCCCTGGTATCGCCGTATCGCGATCGCTCTGGCCGGACCATTGATGAATTATGTTCTGGCGTTTGCGCTTTTTGCTGTTATCGCCGGAGCCTGGGGAACCTTTCGTCCTTCCGATCAGCCCATTGTCGGAGACGTGGTGCCGGGCCTGCCGGCGGCGGAGTCCAAGCTGCAACGGGGAGATCGCATCCGGCAAATCGACGGGGAACCCATTGTATCCTGGGAACAAATGGCCCGTTTGATTCACAACAAACCGGACCAGGCGCTGAAACTGCGAATTGAACGTGCCACAAATTCTGCCCCCATTCAACTGTTAGAGATGACCCTTACGCCCAAGCGCGATCCCCAACACGGCCAGGGCCTGATCGGCATCATGCCGCAGATCGACAAGGTCAAACCGGGACTCCGTGGAAGTCTTTCCAGCGGCGCAAGGGATGTGACGCTCTGGACGATCCAGCCGATGAAATACATCGGACAAAAACTGGCGCGATGGGAAGGGCCCCGCGAGCTTTCCGGTCCGTTGGGTATTTTCCAGATGGTTTCCAGGACCACCCGCGAAGGATTATCGGATGTCCTTTACTTGATTGCGATCATTTCCACAGGTCTGGGGCTGTTCAATTTATTCCCGATTCCGATGCTGGATGGCGGCCATATCTTTCTTTACCTTATTGAGGGCATCGTGCGGCGTCCGTTGAGCCGGCGTTTCATGCAGATCGCGAACACCGTCGGACTCTCCGTGATTATTACGATTTTTCTCTACGCGTCTTATCAGGACGTGCTGCGCTGGCAGAGCGGATTCTGGAAATAA
- a CDS encoding proline--tRNA ligase yields the protein MRFSRAFIQTLRETPSEAEIVSHQLMLRAGLIRKLAAGIYEWLPMGLRILKKVEQIVRQEMNAVGGLEVWLPQLQPRELWEETGRWGVYGKELMRLKDRKDSDFCLAPTAEEVITDLVRREVRSYRALPVMLYQFGVKYRDEIRPRFGVMRAREFLMKDAYSFHADEADVNRFYLEVVEAYKKIFTRCGLRFRPVEAESGAIGGSFSHEFMVLADTGEEGIVSCACGYAANVERAELPVVTKAVANPPTPKPEEVPTPKASSVEAVAKILKRPADQFIKLLVLMADDKPFVVLMRGDHELNEAKLQRILNAQRIVKANEATYTQTTGAPVGFAGPVGLKIPVLADYAVRSITDGVTGAGKADTHMIHVVPDRDFMPQRYADLRKAVGGDPCPHCGKPLEYHRGIEVGHTFKLGTKYSASMKATYLDLQGKAQPFVMGCYGIGVSRVVAACIEQCHDANGLVWPAPLAPWDLEIIPLNMSNDSVKKTAENLYNQALSLGVDALLDDRDLTAGVKLKDADLIGIPFRIVVGERKMAEGKVEFRRRTEKASQDVTIEEALALVRSACQAPPDTKV from the coding sequence ATGCGATTCAGCCGAGCTTTCATCCAGACCCTTCGGGAGACGCCGAGTGAGGCGGAAATCGTCTCGCACCAACTCATGCTGCGGGCCGGTCTCATCCGGAAACTGGCGGCCGGCATTTACGAATGGCTTCCGATGGGGCTTCGGATCCTCAAAAAGGTTGAACAGATTGTCCGTCAGGAGATGAATGCGGTGGGGGGGCTGGAGGTCTGGCTCCCTCAGCTGCAGCCCAGAGAGCTCTGGGAAGAAACCGGCCGCTGGGGGGTGTATGGCAAGGAGTTGATGCGGCTCAAGGACCGCAAAGATTCTGATTTCTGCCTGGCGCCCACCGCCGAAGAAGTGATTACGGATCTGGTCCGCCGGGAAGTGCGGTCCTACCGTGCCTTGCCGGTCATGCTGTATCAGTTCGGCGTGAAATACCGCGATGAGATCCGCCCGCGTTTTGGCGTCATGCGCGCCCGCGAGTTTCTCATGAAGGATGCTTACTCTTTTCACGCGGACGAGGCTGACGTCAACCGGTTCTATCTGGAGGTCGTCGAGGCCTATAAGAAGATTTTTACCCGATGCGGTCTGCGCTTCCGTCCGGTTGAAGCGGAATCCGGTGCGATCGGGGGGAGTTTCTCCCACGAATTTATGGTTCTGGCCGATACCGGGGAAGAAGGCATCGTCAGCTGCGCCTGCGGTTACGCCGCCAATGTAGAACGGGCCGAATTGCCGGTGGTCACCAAAGCCGTCGCCAACCCTCCAACCCCAAAACCCGAAGAAGTGCCCACGCCGAAGGCCTCCAGCGTGGAAGCGGTGGCTAAAATCCTTAAACGGCCGGCTGATCAGTTCATCAAGCTGCTGGTCCTGATGGCCGATGACAAACCGTTTGTGGTGCTGATGCGGGGGGATCATGAATTGAATGAAGCCAAACTGCAGCGGATTTTGAACGCGCAACGCATCGTGAAAGCCAACGAAGCGACGTACACCCAGACCACGGGAGCGCCGGTGGGCTTTGCCGGGCCGGTGGGTTTGAAAATCCCGGTCCTTGCGGATTATGCGGTCCGCTCGATCACCGACGGAGTGACCGGAGCGGGGAAGGCGGACACGCACATGATTCATGTGGTGCCTGACCGCGATTTTATGCCCCAACGCTACGCGGACCTGCGCAAGGCCGTGGGGGGAGATCCTTGTCCGCACTGCGGGAAGCCTCTTGAGTATCACCGCGGTATTGAAGTCGGTCATACTTTCAAGCTGGGAACGAAGTATTCTGCCAGCATGAAGGCGACGTATTTGGATCTACAGGGAAAAGCCCAGCCATTTGTGATGGGTTGTTATGGAATCGGGGTTTCTCGCGTGGTGGCGGCCTGTATTGAGCAATGTCACGATGCCAACGGACTTGTCTGGCCAGCGCCCTTAGCCCCCTGGGACCTCGAAATCATACCGCTCAATATGTCCAATGACTCGGTTAAGAAAACAGCCGAAAACCTTTACAATCAGGCGCTTTCACTCGGCGTCGACGCGCTGTTGGATGACCGGGATCTAACCGCCGGGGTCAAACTGAAAGACGCTGATTTAATTGGAATTCCTTTTCGGATCGTCGTCGGAGAGCGTAAAATGGCTGAGGGGAAGGTGGAGTTCCGCCGCCGTACAGAAAAAGCCTCCCAGGATGTCACGATCGAGGAGGCGCTAGCGCTTGTCCGCTCAGCCTGCCAGGCACCCCCGGATACGAAGGTTTAG
- the rimP gene encoding ribosome maturation factor RimP, giving the protein MTAAKSVIVEQIEQLSFPVLQEHGAELVDLQFVHEHGHWVLRFFLDKENGITLDDCAQLSNHLGRILDATDVIQQSYSLEVSSPGLYRPLRKESDFKRYIGQRVDARVFAPLNGRRHFRGIIESAENDTVIVRDSTGEVISLPLAGLAKANLDPEIEI; this is encoded by the coding sequence ATGACCGCGGCGAAAAGCGTTATAGTGGAGCAAATTGAACAACTCAGCTTTCCAGTACTGCAGGAACACGGGGCTGAGCTGGTTGATCTTCAGTTTGTCCATGAGCATGGTCACTGGGTTTTACGCTTTTTTCTGGATAAGGAAAATGGTATCACGCTGGATGATTGCGCCCAGCTGAGCAATCACCTGGGCCGGATTCTCGATGCCACCGACGTCATCCAGCAGTCGTATTCGCTGGAAGTATCTTCCCCGGGACTGTACCGGCCCCTGCGGAAGGAAAGCGATTTTAAGCGGTATATCGGTCAGCGCGTGGATGCCCGGGTGTTTGCACCGTTGAATGGCCGCCGACACTTCCGCGGCATCATTGAATCCGCCGAGAATGACACCGTCATCGTGCGTGATTCAACCGGTGAAGTTATTTCGCTGCCGTTGGCCGGCCTGGCCAAAGCCAATTTGGATCCGGAGATTGAAATCTAA
- the nusA gene encoding transcription termination factor NusA, whose translation MAEKNELIPVLEQIERDKGIKKDDIIHMIEQALVSAYKKHSGKMVNLEAKINPETAEVQAFLIKKVVAQVVNDNIEIDLPKALQYKSDAQVDEDIRIPVVTEDFSRIAAQTAKQVIIQKIRETERQSLLEEFQTKEGILVGGTVHRFVDHNLIIDLGKAEGILPAREQVRRERFSIGERLKIMVLKVERGTRGPKILLSRSHPLLVQRLFEQEVPEVYEKMVEIVEVVREPGFRSKVAVKSNNPKIEPVGACVGVKGSRVRPIIDELRGERIDVIAYSSDPAKYIAQSLSPAKVVTVNIVNEAGKQAEIIVTDDQLSLAIGKSGQNARLAARLTGWHIDIKSETQRKEAAQERVAASAEALSHLEGVGPKTIEILIKGGWGNLEKLSHAKPDALTGLRSIGDKTAVKIIESAKEVLAKKEQEQPKTETTEGSTGESTNKPAEPDQETSS comes from the coding sequence GTGGCTGAGAAGAATGAACTGATTCCTGTCTTGGAACAAATCGAACGGGACAAGGGTATTAAAAAAGACGATATTATCCACATGATTGAGCAGGCGTTGGTGTCTGCCTATAAGAAGCACTCCGGCAAGATGGTGAATCTGGAAGCCAAAATCAATCCGGAGACAGCCGAAGTGCAGGCCTTTTTAATCAAAAAAGTAGTCGCGCAAGTCGTGAATGACAATATCGAAATTGATCTGCCGAAAGCGCTCCAGTACAAGTCCGACGCGCAAGTGGACGAGGACATCCGGATCCCGGTCGTCACGGAAGATTTTTCGCGGATCGCGGCCCAGACAGCCAAGCAGGTCATTATCCAGAAAATCCGCGAGACGGAACGCCAGAGCCTGCTGGAAGAGTTCCAGACCAAAGAGGGCATTCTCGTTGGGGGAACGGTTCATCGTTTCGTCGATCATAATCTCATTATCGATCTGGGCAAGGCCGAGGGGATTCTCCCCGCGCGCGAACAGGTTCGCCGGGAACGTTTTTCCATCGGTGAACGTTTGAAAATCATGGTCCTCAAAGTGGAACGGGGCACCCGCGGCCCGAAGATTTTGCTCAGCCGTTCGCATCCCCTGCTGGTTCAACGTCTCTTCGAGCAGGAAGTGCCGGAAGTGTATGAGAAGATGGTGGAGATCGTTGAAGTGGTCCGTGAACCGGGGTTCCGGTCCAAAGTGGCGGTGAAGAGCAACAATCCCAAGATCGAACCGGTCGGCGCCTGCGTAGGCGTTAAAGGATCGCGCGTCCGGCCGATCATTGATGAGTTGCGCGGCGAACGGATCGACGTGATCGCTTATTCCAGCGACCCGGCCAAATATATTGCGCAGAGCCTGTCTCCGGCCAAAGTAGTCACCGTCAACATCGTTAATGAAGCCGGAAAACAAGCGGAGATCATTGTCACTGATGATCAGCTATCGCTCGCCATCGGCAAATCTGGACAGAATGCCCGCCTGGCGGCCCGCCTGACGGGCTGGCATATCGACATTAAGTCGGAAACCCAGCGGAAGGAAGCGGCCCAGGAGCGCGTGGCCGCCAGCGCGGAAGCGCTTTCTCATCTGGAAGGGGTCGGACCCAAAACGATCGAGATCCTTATTAAAGGCGGCTGGGGTAACCTGGAAAAACTGTCGCACGCCAAACCGGATGCTTTAACCGGGCTTCGAAGCATTGGGGACAAAACCGCCGTTAAAATTATTGAGTCGGCCAAAGAGGTCCTGGCCAAAAAAGAACAGGAACAGCCGAAAACTGAAACAACAGAAGGATCAACGGGTGAATCAACCAATAAACCGGCGGAACCGGATCAAGAAACTTCATCCTAA
- the infB gene encoding translation initiation factor IF-2, translated as MVLKTLKRVAATPPPSPTLHKVSRELTRRVIPKAPPPKPKPVSPPEPPKPVEKAPVPAPAATPVPAVTPTPTPAALRKETPAPVKVSAPDKTPAEAPVSPKPIEKKKEPAKTEPTATYKMPAPGPFKATPIRPSSPKHAAPASSGTSSGVPVDPSTAKSAPADAQAPAPVRTKVRIPEVLTVKDLAECLGTKPIDVIKKMLSLGTMVTINQQIDSDVATLAADALGFDIEIIPIMQEQVVEEEKEDPAKLKPRPPIVTIMGHVDHGKTSLLDTIRQTSVAAKEAGGITQHIGAYRVHTAKGDVVFLDTPGHEAFTAMRARGAQATDIVVLVVAADDGVMPQTLEAIDHARAAGVPIMVAINKIDLPTANVERIKRDLSQHQLVSEEWGGKTIFVEVSAKKGTNIDKLLEMLSLETELLELKADPDRSAAGVIVEARLDPRRGALATLLIQKGTLHAGDIVVAGLAFGRVRALSDDRGTRLEQAGPATPVEILGLTGIPQAGERFIVMADEREARSLVERRQLVISEQIAKQRHVTLETLHERVADGKMRELKIIIKADVQGSVQALRDALDRMSTDEIRLNVIHAGVGGINETDVTLADASDAVIIGFNVRADAKSEEIARREDVDIRTYRIIYEAIADVRAAMEGLLEPEKQEIRIGRAEIRQVFKVSKGGTIGGSLVSDGQIVRGAKARLLRDNVVVHEGTIESLKRFKDDARDVDKGFECGIGLGNFQDIKQGDVVECYREETRARKLEESK; from the coding sequence ATGGTGCTCAAAACACTCAAACGCGTCGCCGCTACGCCGCCCCCGTCGCCGACGCTTCACAAGGTGTCGCGTGAATTAACGCGTCGAGTGATTCCCAAAGCACCACCGCCAAAACCCAAACCGGTTTCGCCTCCCGAACCGCCAAAACCGGTCGAAAAAGCACCCGTCCCGGCACCCGCGGCCACCCCGGTTCCCGCCGTTACTCCGACGCCAACGCCAGCGGCCCTGCGAAAAGAAACACCGGCACCGGTGAAAGTTTCTGCCCCAGACAAGACTCCTGCGGAAGCACCGGTGTCTCCAAAACCGATTGAGAAAAAGAAAGAACCAGCCAAAACCGAACCAACAGCAACTTACAAGATGCCGGCCCCGGGGCCGTTTAAGGCGACTCCGATTCGTCCTTCTTCACCCAAACATGCGGCACCGGCATCGTCGGGTACGTCATCCGGTGTTCCCGTAGACCCATCGACAGCCAAAAGTGCACCGGCAGACGCTCAGGCCCCTGCTCCGGTTCGCACCAAAGTCCGTATCCCTGAAGTGCTGACGGTGAAAGATTTAGCGGAATGTCTGGGCACCAAACCGATCGATGTCATTAAGAAAATGCTCAGTCTGGGAACCATGGTCACGATCAACCAGCAGATTGATTCGGATGTCGCGACGCTGGCCGCGGATGCACTCGGGTTCGACATTGAAATCATTCCGATCATGCAGGAACAGGTTGTTGAGGAAGAAAAGGAAGATCCCGCCAAACTCAAACCGCGTCCGCCAATCGTGACGATCATGGGGCATGTTGATCACGGGAAAACGAGCCTGCTGGACACGATTCGCCAGACCAGTGTGGCGGCCAAGGAAGCCGGAGGCATTACGCAACATATCGGGGCCTACCGTGTTCATACCGCCAAGGGAGACGTCGTGTTCCTCGATACCCCGGGTCATGAAGCGTTTACCGCCATGCGGGCCCGCGGCGCGCAAGCGACCGATATCGTGGTTCTGGTCGTTGCCGCAGACGACGGCGTCATGCCCCAGACACTCGAGGCCATTGATCATGCCCGCGCGGCCGGTGTACCGATCATGGTGGCGATCAATAAAATTGATCTTCCAACCGCCAATGTCGAACGCATTAAACGGGATTTATCACAGCATCAGCTCGTCTCCGAAGAATGGGGCGGCAAAACAATTTTCGTCGAAGTCTCGGCCAAGAAGGGCACGAACATCGATAAACTCCTTGAGATGCTCTCATTGGAAACGGAACTTCTGGAACTCAAAGCCGATCCGGACCGGTCCGCCGCCGGTGTGATCGTCGAGGCCCGTCTGGATCCCCGGCGCGGCGCGTTGGCCACTCTGCTCATCCAAAAAGGAACGCTCCACGCAGGAGATATTGTTGTGGCCGGTCTGGCGTTTGGACGCGTACGGGCCCTCTCGGATGACCGGGGCACCCGTCTGGAACAGGCGGGTCCTGCGACTCCCGTCGAAATTCTAGGACTGACCGGCATTCCGCAAGCCGGCGAACGATTTATCGTCATGGCCGATGAACGGGAGGCGCGCTCCCTGGTCGAACGGCGGCAACTGGTAATCAGCGAGCAGATCGCCAAGCAGCGCCATGTGACGCTGGAAACCCTCCACGAGCGCGTCGCCGACGGTAAGATGCGGGAACTCAAAATCATTATAAAGGCTGACGTTCAAGGCTCGGTGCAGGCGCTGCGGGACGCGCTGGACCGCATGTCCACAGACGAGATCCGGCTGAATGTCATTCATGCAGGCGTGGGCGGCATCAATGAAACCGATGTCACACTCGCCGATGCGAGCGATGCCGTGATTATCGGATTTAACGTGCGCGCCGACGCCAAATCCGAAGAAATCGCCCGCCGGGAAGATGTCGACATCCGGACCTACCGCATCATTTATGAAGCCATCGCGGATGTGCGCGCGGCCATGGAAGGATTGCTGGAACCCGAGAAGCAGGAAATCCGGATCGGCCGGGCCGAAATCCGGCAGGTCTTCAAGGTCTCCAAGGGCGGCACCATCGGCGGAAGCCTGGTCTCCGATGGACAGATCGTCCGGGGAGCCAAAGCGCGTCTCTTGCGCGACAATGTCGTTGTTCATGAGGGAACCATCGAATCCCTGAAGCGGTTTAAGGATGACGCGCGCGATGTTGATAAAGGATTTGAGTGCGGCATCGGGTTGGGCAATTTTCAGGACATTAAGCAGGGCGACGTGGTGGAATGCTACCGGGAGGAGACGCGGGCCCGCAAGCTGGAGGAGTCGAAATGA
- the rbfA gene encoding 30S ribosome-binding factor RbfA, translated as MSRRRQERVTELIHQEVSKAILHIKAPGLGFITVVAVRLSPDFSQARVYYSVLGSEDERQRTQIALDRAKSFFRSELRRLESLKNPPELAFILDNSAEEAQKILGVLSNLEKERDPAPPKPHPAS; from the coding sequence ATGAGCCGCCGGCGGCAGGAACGTGTCACCGAGCTGATCCACCAGGAAGTCTCCAAGGCGATCCTGCACATCAAGGCCCCTGGGCTGGGATTCATTACCGTCGTGGCTGTCCGTTTGAGTCCGGACTTCAGTCAGGCGCGCGTCTATTATTCGGTTTTAGGCAGCGAAGACGAACGCCAGCGCACCCAGATAGCGCTCGATCGGGCCAAATCCTTCTTTCGCTCCGAGCTGCGCCGACTCGAAAGCCTCAAAAATCCACCCGAACTCGCCTTTATCCTGGACAACAGCGCTGAAGAAGCTCAAAAAATTCTGGGCGTGCTTTCCAATCTCGAAAAAGAGCGCGATCCCGCCCCTCCGAAACCCCATCCGGCTTCGTGA
- the truB gene encoding tRNA pseudouridine(55) synthase TruB, which translates to MEPGDRPVEGLLLIDKPSGPTSYDCVHHVKRISGQPRVGHCGTLDPLAQGVLILLLGRATKQQDAFLGMEKQYWFRAQFGILTDTGDREGKRLQTMGVLPLESCPLQTVLTGFVGEHGQIPPRYSALKYKGKPYYHWARRGMDIPRVPRPVQIHSFELLKLDGAFWEARVTCSRGTYIRTLVEEVAQRLGTIATLEALVRERVGNYRREAALSWDRLLTLDREGLRGYCEPNIRTDTRNI; encoded by the coding sequence ATGGAGCCTGGCGACCGGCCCGTCGAAGGATTGCTGCTCATCGATAAGCCGTCCGGTCCGACTTCCTATGACTGCGTGCATCACGTCAAACGCATTTCCGGACAACCCCGCGTGGGACATTGCGGGACATTGGACCCGCTCGCGCAGGGTGTGTTGATTTTGCTTTTAGGCCGTGCCACCAAACAGCAGGACGCCTTTCTCGGGATGGAAAAACAGTACTGGTTCCGGGCTCAATTCGGGATTTTGACCGACACCGGAGATCGGGAGGGGAAACGTCTTCAAACGATGGGTGTTTTGCCTCTCGAATCGTGTCCTTTACAAACGGTCCTGACCGGTTTTGTCGGCGAGCACGGGCAGATCCCGCCGCGTTATTCGGCGCTCAAGTACAAAGGAAAACCCTATTACCATTGGGCCAGACGGGGAATGGATATCCCGCGAGTCCCTCGTCCGGTTCAAATTCATTCATTCGAACTCCTGAAATTGGACGGGGCTTTTTGGGAAGCCCGTGTCACCTGTTCGCGAGGGACTTACATCCGGACGCTGGTCGAAGAAGTGGCTCAGCGCTTGGGAACGATTGCGACACTGGAGGCACTCGTGCGCGAGCGGGTCGGGAACTACCGGCGCGAAGCGGCCTTGTCCTGGGACCGTTTGTTGACGCTGGATCGCGAGGGACTTCGAGGGTATTGTGAACCGAACATCCGTACTGACACTCGGAACATTTGA
- the ribF gene encoding riboflavin biosynthesis protein RibF codes for MNRTSVLTLGTFDGIHRGHQAIVRNVRRRAKRLGAQSMVLAFGIPPRHADEPWRMPVLLTTREEKLNILSQLGIDHVRILTFDRKTASTPPERFFLNTIVRKCGAQEMIVGPRVAFGKNRAGRLAQLRQLGRRYQVRIQLVRNIKGPSTDISSRRIRAFLRKGDLHSANLLLGYPYSAVGRVVHGDHRGHHLGFPTANLAVSADKILPPGVYWVKVLPGHQDVPLSSKALIRGIDGLCNVGIHPTFTPLSHEIHCEVFLLGYHKMLYGKTLRVVFLRKIRKEKRFSSAEALVAQIQRDVAKTRRWARVFFTK; via the coding sequence GTGAACCGAACATCCGTACTGACACTCGGAACATTTGACGGCATCCACCGCGGTCACCAAGCGATTGTCCGCAACGTCCGACGAAGGGCTAAACGCCTGGGTGCCCAAAGCATGGTTCTGGCCTTCGGCATACCTCCACGGCATGCCGATGAACCCTGGCGCATGCCGGTTCTCCTGACCACCCGGGAAGAAAAGCTTAATATCCTGAGCCAACTGGGAATCGACCACGTTCGGATCCTCACCTTTGATCGAAAGACGGCATCGACTCCTCCCGAACGATTTTTCCTGAACACGATTGTCCGGAAATGCGGAGCGCAGGAGATGATCGTCGGTCCCCGCGTGGCGTTTGGCAAAAATCGTGCGGGCCGGCTGGCGCAATTGAGGCAACTCGGTCGCCGGTATCAGGTGCGCATTCAGCTGGTCCGGAATATCAAAGGACCGAGCACAGATATCTCGTCGCGCCGCATTCGTGCGTTCCTGCGAAAAGGGGATCTGCACTCCGCCAATTTACTTCTGGGGTATCCTTACTCCGCGGTGGGTCGCGTCGTTCATGGGGACCACCGTGGCCATCACCTTGGGTTTCCAACCGCCAACCTGGCGGTCTCGGCTGACAAAATACTGCCTCCGGGGGTCTATTGGGTTAAAGTACTCCCGGGACATCAGGATGTCCCGCTCAGCTCGAAAGCGTTGATCCGGGGGATTGACGGGCTCTGTAATGTCGGGATCCATCCCACGTTTACACCGCTGTCTCATGAAATCCATTGTGAAGTCTTTCTGTTGGGTTATCACAAAATGCTTTATGGGAAAACCCTGCGGGTTGTTTTTTTACGGAAGATTCGCAAGGAAAAACGTTTTTCATCCGCAGAGGCTCTGGTCGCCCAGATTCAGCGCGATGTGGCCAAGACTCGCCGGTGGGCGCGTGTTTTCTTTACAAAATAG
- the rpsO gene encoding 30S ribosomal protein S15 → MALTKELKKNTVERFKQHTTDTASPAVQIALITERITQLTNHFKAHGKDFGSRQGLLKLVGSRRRLLNYLRVTDLSKYKELIDQLNLRR, encoded by the coding sequence ATGGCGCTAACAAAAGAACTCAAAAAGAACACGGTAGAGCGTTTTAAACAGCACACGACCGATACAGCTAGTCCCGCTGTTCAGATTGCTCTCATCACCGAACGCATTACTCAGTTGACCAACCATTTCAAGGCGCATGGCAAGGACTTCGGTTCCCGCCAGGGCCTTCTGAAACTGGTAGGCAGTCGCCGCAGACTATTGAATTACCTGCGCGTGACCGATCTTTCCAAATACAAGGAATTGATTGATCAACTGAATTTACGTCGGTAA